Proteins from a single region of Bombus vancouverensis nearcticus chromosome 5, iyBomVanc1_principal, whole genome shotgun sequence:
- the LOC117163345 gene encoding TBC1 domain family member 14 codes for MKNPVSNHLNGNNHHSSQNVPPCIVSRYGNMSNNYQVLKVAGRDSNCYIANNIVRKIGKQQLVSLNGSSISCNSVNINEALACDVASVPAVKTKALCVHIRENKWYDAGNVVSVGVAGTSLNHALESMSLAYNPTTKQIYSLEESNESQLDTKSQYLDSPCDYKEESLNDNFKVDEEKYTRLENGSANSSPRNSLPRSCSSTVSSLSEVSPSGSFLGSDDQQVTERTEKSKRWGLNTLFSKNVFSWKNKDSQQSTPTGSPSRNIDKVGGSLALIQQPRPANLPAKNAVEEERHRKQYSAILEAARKRELREEKERKHQRELQLKEEERLAEDSHTWNVHILPKFESVKNTKKVRELWWRGLPPSVRGKVWKLAIPNNLNITTHLYNICLDRAISSPISETLAAIKLDVSRTFPTLCVFQEGGPLSNSLQGILAAYAVYRPDVGYVQGMSFVGAVLSLNMEPPDAFTCFANLLNHPCHRSAFTLNQKQMDIYYKVYSSALAHKLPKIFSHFTVAGLSPDLYLLDWLYTIYAKAMPLDVACRVWDVFLRDGDEFLFRTALGVLHLYQEELLKMDFVHGAQFLTRLPETLQAEALFNSISQMSTTVGTTTFQQMLVQFSSL; via the coding sequence ATGAAGAATCCTGTATCTAATCATTTAAATGGAAATAATCATCATTCATCACAAAATGTACCTCCATGTATTGTGTCTCGTTATGGAAATATGTCTAACAATTATCAAGTATTAAAAGTTGCCGGACGAGATTCTAACTGCTACATTGCAAATAATATTGTTCGAAAAATTGGCAAACAACAATTGGTGTCATTGAATGGAAGTTCTATATCCTGTAATAGTGTGAATATCAATGAAGCTTTGGCATGCGATGTAGCTTCTGTGCCTGCTGTAAAAACTAAGGCATTATGTGTCCATATTCGAGAAAATAAATGGTACGATGCTGGTAATGTAGTTTCTGTAGGAGTTGCTGGAACTAGCTTAAACCATGCATTGGAAAGTATGTCTTTAGCTTATAATCCCACTACAAAACAAATATATTCTTTAGAGGAATCGAATGAATCACAGTTGGATACTAAATCTCAATATCTAGATTCTCCTTGCGATTATAAGGAAGAATCTTTAAATGACAATTTCAAGGTTGATGAAGAGAAATATACAAGACTGGAAAATGGTAGTGCAAACAGTAGTCCTAGAAACAGTCTGCCACGTTCTTGTAGCAGTACAGTGTCTTCCCTTAGTGAAGTCTCTCCTTCTGGAAGTTTCCTGGGTTCTGATGATCAACAAGTTACAGAACGGACTGAGAAGTCTAAGCGTTGGGGACTAAATACTCTTTTTTCAAAGAATGTATTTTCATGGAAAAATAAAGATTCACAACAATCTACACCTACAGGTAGTCCATCAAGAAATATAGATAAGGTAGGGGGAAGTTTAGCTTTAATACAACAGCCAAGACCAGCTAATCTACCAGCTAAAAATGCAGTTGAAGAAGAACGCCATCGCAAACAGTACAGTGCTATTCTAGAAGCAGCAAGAAAACGGGAattaagagaagaaaaagaacgtAAACATCAAAGAGAATTGCAACTTAAAGAAGAAGAGAGATTAGCAGAGGATTCTCATACTTGGAATGTACACATTCTTCCTAAATTTGAAAgtgttaaaaatacaaaaaaggtacGTGAATTATGGTGGCGTGGTCTTCCACCTAGTGTTCGTGGCAAAGTGTGGAAACTAGCAATtccaaataatttaaatataacaaCACATCTTTACAATATATGTTTGGACAGAGCAATATCAAGTCCTATAAGTGAAACATTAGCTGCAATCAAATTAGATGTATCTCGTACTTTTCCTACTTTATGTGTCTTTCAAGAAGGTGGACCATTATCTAATAGTCTTCAAGGTATTTTAGCAGCCTATGCAGTTTATAGGCCTGATGTAGGTTACGTACAAGGTATGAGTTTTGTGGGTGCAGTGTTATCATTGAACATGGAACCTCCAGATGCCTTTACCTGCTTTGCTAATTTATTAAATCATCCCTGTCACAGATCTGCTTTTACATTAAACCAGAAACAGATGGATATTTATTACAAGGTATATTCTAGCGCACTTGCACATAAGCTACCAAaaattttttctcattttacaGTAGCTGGTCTTAGCCCAGATTTATATTTGTTAGATTGGTTATATACTATATATGCTAAGGCAATGCCTCTGGATGTTGCATGTAGGGTCTGGGATGTTTTTCTTAGAGATGGGGATGAGTTCCTTTTTAGAACAGCACTTGGTGTGTTGCACTTGTATCAAGAAGAACTATTAAAGATGGACTTTGTACATGGAGCACAGTTTCTTACTAGGTTGCCAGAAACTTTACAGGCAGAGGCTTTATTTAACAGTATTAGTCAAATGTCTACTACTGTTGGAACAACAACGTTCCAACAAATGTTAGTTCAATTTTCTTCATTGTAA